From one Lycium barbarum isolate Lr01 chromosome 6, ASM1917538v2, whole genome shotgun sequence genomic stretch:
- the LOC132599862 gene encoding protein DMP2-like, with product MAKASSTLKGKTLNGLGNLIRLLPTGTVFTYQFLNPILTNNGHCTIINKYLSGILIALCGFSCGFSCFTDSYTDNDGATRYGIATMKGLWPTSSSVDTSSYKVGVGDFVHAFFTIVVFGVVTILDRNTVDCFFPAFESTQKMLIMVLPPAVGAISSVVFMVFPNKRHGIGYPPTSQDN from the coding sequence ATGGCAAAAGCTAGTTCTACCTTGAAGGGCAAGACCTTAAATGGCCTTGGCAATCTCATAAGACTCCTCCCAACAGGAACAGTCTTCACGTACCAATTCCTAAACCCTATTCTCACAAACAATGGCCATTGCACAATTATAAACAAATACCTATCAGGCATACTCATTGCCCTTTGTGGATTCTCTTGTGGATTTTCTTGCTTCACCGATAGTTACACTGACAACGACGGCGCCACCCGTTATGGCATAGCCACAATGAAGGGGCTTTGGCCAACATCTTCATCGGTGGACACAAGTTCCTACAAAGTCGGAGTTGGTGACTTTGTACATGCATTTTTTACTATAGTTGTTTTTGGGGTTGTGACTATTTTGGACCGGAACACGGTGGATTGTTTCTTTCCGGCGTTCGAGTCGACGCAAAAGATGTTGATTATGGTGTTGCCACCGGCTGTGGGTGCCATTTCTAGTGTTGTGTTTATGGTGTTTCCTAATAAGCGTCATGGTATAGGGTACCCTCCAACTAGCCAAGATAACTAA
- the LOC132644257 gene encoding uncharacterized protein LOC132644257, whose product MGTEVLRPQNCLIERFREPRPVFHRRKTGNGYHNGYRKPVIRTEKKKVKNQSEPSISRGSEEPKPVMGQVMILRRGESLDSLNPNIRKENETASCNKKKPVTDLTVYGTGRLGPEQPEMLPKQIQVGRSDMYAGSAFSNSPSPRSLPLPSFFNNNKKQVEFRSFDDSATRDLRRLLRLE is encoded by the coding sequence atgggaacagaAGTTTTGCGGCCACAAAATTGTTTAATTGAAAGGTTCAGGGAACCTCGACCGGTATTCCATCGCCGGAAAACCGGAAATGGGTATCATAACGGTTACCGGAAACCGGTCATCAGAACGGAGAAAAAGAAGGTGAAGAACCAATCTGAGCCGTCGATTTCGAGGGGATCTGAGGAACCGAAACCCGTAATGGGTCAAGTAATGATTTTGAGAAGAGGCGAGTCGTTGGATTCTCTTAACCCAAATATCCGTAAGGAGAACGAAACGGCGTCGTGTAACAAGAAGAAACCGGTTACTGATTTGACGGTTTACGGGACAGGAAGATTGGGCCCGGAGCAACCCGAAATGTTGCCCAAACAGATTCAGGTGGGGCGATCCGACATGTATGCCGGGTCAGCTTTCTCGAATTCACCGTCACCTAGATCACTTCCTTTACCTTctttcttcaacaacaacaaaaagcaAGTTGAATTTAGGTCGTTTGATGATTCTGCTACCAGAGATTTAAGGCGGTTGCTCCGACTCGAATAG